One genomic segment of Trichococcus shcherbakoviae includes these proteins:
- the mutY gene encoding A/G-specific adenine glycosylase, whose amino-acid sequence MTNLEHKKIFKAAGIEMWPAEKIKAFRKALLDWYDKEKRDLPWRRTSDPYSIWVSEIMLQQTRVDTVIPYYQNFLDKFPDITALAAAPEDAILKAWEGLGYYSRVKNMQKAAQQIVAEYGGVFPENPQEIAKLKGIGPYTAGAVSSIAFQIPEPAVDGNVMRVMSRLFEIDADIAKPASRKIFEAIVRELIDPERPGDFNQALMDLGSSICSPLNPQPEISPIKAFNAAYKNGTMHLYPVKSKAKRPVPMNLQGVILQNKEKQFLLEKRPSSGLLADFWTFPLIQLDLDAIAGSEDATLDQAIIQTELLVAENFPKLTEAAKKADKKLPSFRQIEAQLSAAVAEKYGLKPVWLKAETGSVNHVFSHIKWHITGYYGRVLTNDGSPLPEQCRWVSENDFADYAFPVPQQKMWQQFQQQTRKEFGL is encoded by the coding sequence ATGACAAACTTAGAACACAAAAAAATATTCAAAGCAGCCGGCATCGAAATGTGGCCGGCCGAGAAGATAAAAGCTTTCCGTAAAGCCTTGTTGGATTGGTACGACAAAGAAAAACGCGACCTGCCTTGGCGCCGGACGAGCGATCCCTACAGCATCTGGGTTTCGGAAATCATGCTGCAGCAGACGCGGGTGGACACAGTGATCCCGTATTACCAAAATTTCCTGGATAAATTCCCGGACATCACAGCGTTGGCGGCAGCTCCTGAAGACGCGATCCTGAAGGCTTGGGAAGGACTCGGATATTATTCCCGCGTCAAGAACATGCAGAAGGCGGCGCAACAGATCGTCGCCGAATACGGCGGTGTTTTCCCGGAAAATCCGCAGGAAATCGCGAAGCTGAAGGGAATCGGTCCGTATACGGCAGGAGCCGTTTCCAGCATCGCCTTCCAGATCCCAGAGCCGGCAGTAGACGGCAACGTCATGCGCGTCATGAGCCGGTTGTTCGAAATTGATGCCGACATCGCCAAACCGGCCAGCCGGAAAATCTTCGAAGCAATCGTGCGCGAACTGATCGATCCGGAGCGTCCGGGCGACTTCAACCAAGCCTTGATGGATCTGGGCTCGAGCATCTGTTCGCCGCTGAATCCGCAACCTGAAATCAGCCCGATCAAGGCCTTCAATGCCGCCTACAAAAACGGAACGATGCATCTTTATCCGGTCAAGAGCAAAGCGAAAAGGCCGGTGCCGATGAACCTGCAGGGCGTCATCCTGCAGAACAAAGAGAAGCAGTTCCTTTTGGAGAAGCGCCCGAGCAGCGGCCTGCTGGCGGATTTTTGGACCTTTCCGTTGATCCAACTCGACCTCGATGCGATAGCCGGATCGGAGGATGCGACACTTGATCAGGCGATTATCCAGACAGAATTACTGGTCGCGGAGAATTTCCCGAAGCTGACGGAAGCAGCAAAGAAGGCCGACAAAAAATTGCCGTCCTTCCGCCAGATCGAAGCCCAGCTTTCAGCGGCTGTGGCTGAGAAATACGGCTTGAAGCCCGTGTGGCTGAAGGCGGAAACCGGATCGGTCAATCATGTCTTCAGTCACATCAAATGGCACATCACCGGTTATTACGGACGTGTGTTGACGAACGATGGCAGCCCATTGCCAGAACAATGCCGTTGGGTCAGCGAAAATGATTTTGCCGATTATGCTTTCCCGGTGCCGCAGCAAAAAATGTGGCAACAATTTCAGCAGCAAACCCGAAAAGAATTTGGTCTATAA